One Oryza glaberrima chromosome 10, OglaRS2, whole genome shotgun sequence DNA segment encodes these proteins:
- the LOC127753280 gene encoding cell number regulator 10-like has product MYPPDPSKSGEPSSAAEAPPPAPAPEPVTGIPVGMFYPAPPMERVVSCRMAPAAGGAWTTALCDCADDCNTCCMACWCPCIPVGQIAEIVDRGSSSCALNAVLYCLVLHVSAGMCQWVYSCAYRARLRAAYDLPETPCSDCLVTFCCQTCSIAQMHRELKNRGHDPNLGWEVNSRRTMMTPPQHQAMEGMTTTPS; this is encoded by the exons ATGTATCCCCCTGATCCGTCCAAGTCCGGcgagccgtcgtcggcggcggaggctcctcccccggcgccggcgccggagccggtgACCGGGATCCCCGTCGGCATGTTCTACCCTGCTCCGCCGATGGAGCGTGTGGTGTCGTGCCGCATggcgccggcggctggaggGGCATGGACCACCGCCCTCTGCGACTGCGCCGACGACTGCAACACCT GTTGTATGGCGTGCTGGTGCCCGTGCATCCCTGTCGGCCAGATCGCGGAGATCGTCGACAGGGGCTCATcgt CGTGCGCGTTGAACGCGGTGCTGTACTGCCTGGTGTTGCACGTGTCGGCGGGGATGTGCCAGTGGGTGTACTCGTGCGCCTACCGTGCTCGCCTCCGGGCGGCGTACGACCTGCCGGAGACGCCCTGCTCCGACTGCCTCGTCACCTTCTGCTGCCAGACCTGCTCCATCGCACAGATGCACCGTGAGCTCAAGAACCGCGGCCACGACCCTAACCTCG GATGGGAGGTGAACTCGCGGAGGACGATGATGACTCCTCCCCAACACCAAGCGATGGAAGGAATGACAACGACTCCCTCATAA